In Neochlamydia sp. AcF84, one genomic interval encodes:
- a CDS encoding F-box protein: MVNTLTNANSHKNGITISPNDSTVTSIKQLPDELLLHIFSFLKAFDLLEVELTCHRWKNLAEDKTLWKNLYQKHLKIYWREGKSNKKSYFITLHGKREYEKTMAFLGSLKHVERNFELGRYMGIGLP; encoded by the coding sequence CTAATAGTCATAAAAATGGGATAACTATTTCCCCCAATGATTCTACCGTTACATCTATAAAACAGCTGCCCGATGAGCTGCTATTGCATATTTTTTCTTTTTTAAAAGCTTTCGACCTCTTAGAAGTTGAACTAACATGCCATCGATGGAAAAATTTGGCCGAGGACAAAACCTTATGGAAAAACCTATATCAAAAGCATCTTAAAATATATTGGCGTGAGGGGAAATCTAACAAAAAAAGTTATTTTATCACTCTTCACGGAAAGCGTGAATATGAAAAAACCATGGCATTCTTAGGGTCCTTAAAACACGTGGAGAGAAACTTTGAGCTAGGAAGATATATGGGTATAGGTCTGCCATGA